One genomic window of Medicago truncatula cultivar Jemalong A17 chromosome 1, MtrunA17r5.0-ANR, whole genome shotgun sequence includes the following:
- the LOC11418148 gene encoding 70 kDa peptidyl-prolyl isomerase isoform X4, whose protein sequence is MTMTRGEKAELIVQPQYAFGEKGREAGSGFRSIPPDSMLYINIELVSFKPVINVTGDFTVIKKIFKEGEGAFTANEGANVTVRYTAMLEDGTVFEKRGIDETQPLKFVTDEEQVITGLDRAVATMKKGERAIISIHPDYAFGNVEVKQDLAIVPPGSKVVYDIEMVDFIKEKAPWELNSNEKIKVAERKKEEGNLLFKSGKYQRAAKKYDKAADFVSRDGSLGDDEEKLAKSLRVSCWLNGAACCLKLNDFPGAIKLCTQVLDVEFHNVKALYRRAQAYIETEDFLLADVDIKKALEVDPQNREVKVLKMKLKQLQADSDKKDAKLYESMFAPKTKHNEGVGGCNEGNPNTTIRRLGVDRNEGRIANSYLMSHVFCC, encoded by the exons ATGACTATGACAAGGGGCGAGAAAGCTGAATTAATTGTTCAACCTCAGT ATGCCTTTGGGGAGAAGGGGAGAGAAGCTGGCAGCGGGTTCCGTTCAATTCCACCAGACTCAATGCTCTATATTAATATTGAATTGGTGTCCTTCAAGCCTGTCATAAATGTTACTGGTGACTTCACGGTGATTAAGAAGATTTTTAAAGAAGGGGAGGGTGCTTTCACAGCCAATGAGGGTGCAAATGTTACTG TCAGATACACAGCTATGCTAGAAGATGGCACTGTATTCGAGAAAAGAGGAATTGATGAAACACAACCCTTGAAATTTGTAACTGATGAGG AACAAGTGATTACTGGTTTAGACCGAGCAGTGGCAACAATGAAGAAGGGTGAAAGGGCCATAATCAGTATACATCCTGATTATGCTTTTGGAAATGTTGAAGTGAAACAAGATCTTGCTATTGTGCCACCAGGCTCAAAAGTAGTGTATGACATTGAAATGGTGGATTTTATTAAG GAGAAAGCACCATGGGAGTTGAATAGTAATGAAAAAATTAAGGTGGCTGagaggaagaaagaagaaggaaatttattatttaaaagtgGCAAATATCAGCGAGCAGCGAAGAAGTATGATAAG GCTGCTGATTTTGTTAGCAGAGATGGATCTTTAGGGGATGATGAGGAAAAGTTAGCTAAATCATTAAGAGTTTCATGCTGGTTGAATGGTGCAGCTTGTTGCCTTAAACTGAATGACTTTCCTGGAGCAATCAAACTATGTACTCAG GTGCTTGATGTTGAGTTTCACAATGTGAAAGCTTTGTATAGACGAGCACAAGCATATATAGAGACAGAAGACTTTCTTTTAGCAGATGTAGACATCAAGAAAGCTCTTGAGGTGGATCCACAAAACAG GGAGGTAAAGGTACTAAAGATGAAATTGAAGCAACTTCAAGCTGATAGTGACAAAAAAGATGCTAAACTGTATGAAAGTATGTTTGCACCTAAAACAAAG cacaatgaaggtgttggaggttgCAATGAAGGAAACCCAAATACCACAATTAGACGGCTAGGGGTGGAC
- the LOC11418148 gene encoding 70 kDa peptidyl-prolyl isomerase isoform X5, translating into MLEDGTVFEKRGIDETQPLKFVTDEEQVITGLDRAVATMKKGERAIISIHPDYAFGNVEVKQDLAIVPPGSKVVYDIEMVDFIKEKAPWELNSNEKIKVAERKKEEGNLLFKSGKYQRAAKKYDKAADFVSRDGSLGDDEEKLAKSLRVSCWLNGAACCLKLNDFPGAIKLCTQVLDVEFHNVKALYRRAQAYIETEDFLLADVDIKKALEVDPQNREVKVLKMKLKQLQADSDKKDAKLYESMFAPKTKHNEGVGGCNEGNPNTTIRRLGVDRNEGRIANSYLMSHVFCC; encoded by the exons ATGCTAGAAGATGGCACTGTATTCGAGAAAAGAGGAATTGATGAAACACAACCCTTGAAATTTGTAACTGATGAGG AACAAGTGATTACTGGTTTAGACCGAGCAGTGGCAACAATGAAGAAGGGTGAAAGGGCCATAATCAGTATACATCCTGATTATGCTTTTGGAAATGTTGAAGTGAAACAAGATCTTGCTATTGTGCCACCAGGCTCAAAAGTAGTGTATGACATTGAAATGGTGGATTTTATTAAG GAGAAAGCACCATGGGAGTTGAATAGTAATGAAAAAATTAAGGTGGCTGagaggaagaaagaagaaggaaatttattatttaaaagtgGCAAATATCAGCGAGCAGCGAAGAAGTATGATAAG GCTGCTGATTTTGTTAGCAGAGATGGATCTTTAGGGGATGATGAGGAAAAGTTAGCTAAATCATTAAGAGTTTCATGCTGGTTGAATGGTGCAGCTTGTTGCCTTAAACTGAATGACTTTCCTGGAGCAATCAAACTATGTACTCAG GTGCTTGATGTTGAGTTTCACAATGTGAAAGCTTTGTATAGACGAGCACAAGCATATATAGAGACAGAAGACTTTCTTTTAGCAGATGTAGACATCAAGAAAGCTCTTGAGGTGGATCCACAAAACAG GGAGGTAAAGGTACTAAAGATGAAATTGAAGCAACTTCAAGCTGATAGTGACAAAAAAGATGCTAAACTGTATGAAAGTATGTTTGCACCTAAAACAAAG cacaatgaaggtgttggaggttgCAATGAAGGAAACCCAAATACCACAATTAGACGGCTAGGGGTGGAC
- the LOC11418148 gene encoding 70 kDa peptidyl-prolyl isomerase isoform X6, whose amino-acid sequence MATMKYQVALEAGTVVAETPEGGVEFYVNDGHLLPRLPKVIMTMTRGEKAELIVQPQYAFGEKGREAGSGFRSIPPDSMLYINIELVSFKPVINVTGDFTVIKKIFKEGEGAFTANEGANVTVRYTAMLEDGTVFEKRGIDETQPLKFVTDEEQVITGLDRAVATMKKGERAIISIHPDYAFGNVEVKQDLAIVPPGSKVVYDIEMVDFIKEKAPWELNSNEKIKVAERKKEEGNLLFKSGKYQRAAKKYDKAADFVSRDGSLGDDEEKLAKSLRVSCWLNGAACCLKLNDFPGAIKLCTQVLDVEFHNVKALYRRAQAYIETEDFLLADVDIKKALEVDPQNREVKVLKMKLKQLQADSDKKDAKLYESMFAPKTKHNEGVGGCNEGNPNTTIRRLGVDRNEGRIANSYLMSHVFCC is encoded by the exons ATGGCAACAA TGAAGTATCAGGTGGCACTTGAAGCTGGCACTGTTGTTGCAGAAACTCCGGAAGGAGGAGTTGAATTCTATGTGAATGATG GTCATCTTCTTCCTAGATTGCCAAAAGTGATCATGACTATGACAAGGGGCGAGAAAGCTGAATTAATTGTTCAACCTCAGT ATGCCTTTGGGGAGAAGGGGAGAGAAGCTGGCAGCGGGTTCCGTTCAATTCCACCAGACTCAATGCTCTATATTAATATTGAATTGGTGTCCTTCAAGCCTGTCATAAATGTTACTGGTGACTTCACGGTGATTAAGAAGATTTTTAAAGAAGGGGAGGGTGCTTTCACAGCCAATGAGGGTGCAAATGTTACTG TCAGATACACAGCTATGCTAGAAGATGGCACTGTATTCGAGAAAAGAGGAATTGATGAAACACAACCCTTGAAATTTGTAACTGATGAGG AACAAGTGATTACTGGTTTAGACCGAGCAGTGGCAACAATGAAGAAGGGTGAAAGGGCCATAATCAGTATACATCCTGATTATGCTTTTGGAAATGTTGAAGTGAAACAAGATCTTGCTATTGTGCCACCAGGCTCAAAAGTAGTGTATGACATTGAAATGGTGGATTTTATTAAG GAGAAAGCACCATGGGAGTTGAATAGTAATGAAAAAATTAAGGTGGCTGagaggaagaaagaagaaggaaatttattatttaaaagtgGCAAATATCAGCGAGCAGCGAAGAAGTATGATAAG GCTGCTGATTTTGTTAGCAGAGATGGATCTTTAGGGGATGATGAGGAAAAGTTAGCTAAATCATTAAGAGTTTCATGCTGGTTGAATGGTGCAGCTTGTTGCCTTAAACTGAATGACTTTCCTGGAGCAATCAAACTATGTACTCAG GTGCTTGATGTTGAGTTTCACAATGTGAAAGCTTTGTATAGACGAGCACAAGCATATATAGAGACAGAAGACTTTCTTTTAGCAGATGTAGACATCAAGAAAGCTCTTGAGGTGGATCCACAAAACAG GGAGGTAAAGGTACTAAAGATGAAATTGAAGCAACTTCAAGCTGATAGTGACAAAAAAGATGCTAAACTGTATGAAAGTATGTTTGCACCTAAAACAAAG cacaatgaaggtgttggaggttgCAATGAAGGAAACCCAAATACCACAATTAGACGGCTAGGGGTGGAC
- the LOC11418148 gene encoding 70 kDa peptidyl-prolyl isomerase isoform X1 — translation MAVLSEIEEDELDEEPGEVIESAPPQKLGEERQLTSNSPIKKKLLKIGHGWETPNFSDHVTLHYVGTLLDGTKLGSTRDSDSPVTFTLGQGELYAGLDDGIVTMKKGEVALFTLPAVESGSIPQDSNSVVQFEVELVSWITVVDVCKDGRIIKKIMEKGKGNDRPGDLDEVLVKYQVALEAGTVVAETPEGGVEFYVNDGHLLPRLPKVIMTMTRGEKAELIVQPQYAFGEKGREAGSGFRSIPPDSMLYINIELVSFKPVINVTGDFTVIKKIFKEGEGAFTANEGANVTVRYTAMLEDGTVFEKRGIDETQPLKFVTDEEQVITGLDRAVATMKKGERAIISIHPDYAFGNVEVKQDLAIVPPGSKVVYDIEMVDFIKEKAPWELNSNEKIKVAERKKEEGNLLFKSGKYQRAAKKYDKAADFVSRDGSLGDDEEKLAKSLRVSCWLNGAACCLKLNDFPGAIKLCTQVLDVEFHNVKALYRRAQAYIETEDFLLADVDIKKALEVDPQNREVKVLKMKLKQLQADSDKKDAKLYESMFAPKTKHNEGVGGCNEGNPNTTIRRLGVDRNEGRIANSYLMSHVFCC, via the exons ATGGCAGTGTTATCAGAGATAGAAGAAGATGAACTCGATGAAGAACCAGGCGAAGTCATCGAATCAGCACCGCCTCAAAAGCTCGGCGAAGAGAGGCAACTCACTTCCAACTCGCCGATCAAGAAGAAGCTTCTCAAAATTGGACACGGTTGGGAAACTCCCAACTTCAGCGATCATGTTACTC TTCATTATGTTGGAACTTTGCTTGATGGAACCAAATTGGGTTCTACTAGGGATTCTGATTCTCCCGTCACATTTACACTTGGTCAAG GTGAATTGTATGCTGGATTGGATGATGGAATCGTCACCATGAAGAAAGGAGAGGTGGCATTGTTCACATTACCTGCTGTTGAGTCTGGAAGCATTCCACAAGACTCCAACTCGGTTGTGCAATTTGAGGTGGAACTCGTTTCTTGGATCACGGTGGTGGATGTTTGCAAAGATGGTAGAATTATCAAGAAAATTATGGAGAAGGGGAAAGGGAATGATCGACCCGGTGATCTTGATGAAGTCCTTG TGAAGTATCAGGTGGCACTTGAAGCTGGCACTGTTGTTGCAGAAACTCCGGAAGGAGGAGTTGAATTCTATGTGAATGATG GTCATCTTCTTCCTAGATTGCCAAAAGTGATCATGACTATGACAAGGGGCGAGAAAGCTGAATTAATTGTTCAACCTCAGT ATGCCTTTGGGGAGAAGGGGAGAGAAGCTGGCAGCGGGTTCCGTTCAATTCCACCAGACTCAATGCTCTATATTAATATTGAATTGGTGTCCTTCAAGCCTGTCATAAATGTTACTGGTGACTTCACGGTGATTAAGAAGATTTTTAAAGAAGGGGAGGGTGCTTTCACAGCCAATGAGGGTGCAAATGTTACTG TCAGATACACAGCTATGCTAGAAGATGGCACTGTATTCGAGAAAAGAGGAATTGATGAAACACAACCCTTGAAATTTGTAACTGATGAGG AACAAGTGATTACTGGTTTAGACCGAGCAGTGGCAACAATGAAGAAGGGTGAAAGGGCCATAATCAGTATACATCCTGATTATGCTTTTGGAAATGTTGAAGTGAAACAAGATCTTGCTATTGTGCCACCAGGCTCAAAAGTAGTGTATGACATTGAAATGGTGGATTTTATTAAG GAGAAAGCACCATGGGAGTTGAATAGTAATGAAAAAATTAAGGTGGCTGagaggaagaaagaagaaggaaatttattatttaaaagtgGCAAATATCAGCGAGCAGCGAAGAAGTATGATAAG GCTGCTGATTTTGTTAGCAGAGATGGATCTTTAGGGGATGATGAGGAAAAGTTAGCTAAATCATTAAGAGTTTCATGCTGGTTGAATGGTGCAGCTTGTTGCCTTAAACTGAATGACTTTCCTGGAGCAATCAAACTATGTACTCAG GTGCTTGATGTTGAGTTTCACAATGTGAAAGCTTTGTATAGACGAGCACAAGCATATATAGAGACAGAAGACTTTCTTTTAGCAGATGTAGACATCAAGAAAGCTCTTGAGGTGGATCCACAAAACAG GGAGGTAAAGGTACTAAAGATGAAATTGAAGCAACTTCAAGCTGATAGTGACAAAAAAGATGCTAAACTGTATGAAAGTATGTTTGCACCTAAAACAAAG cacaatgaaggtgttggaggttgCAATGAAGGAAACCCAAATACCACAATTAGACGGCTAGGGGTGGAC
- the LOC11418148 gene encoding 70 kDa peptidyl-prolyl isomerase isoform X3 — protein sequence MNSMKNQAKSSNQHRLKSSAKRGNSLPTRRSRRSFSKLDTVGKLPTSAIMLLFIMLELCLMEPNWVLLGILILPSHLHLVKKGEVALFTLPAVESGSIPQDSNSVVQFEVELVSWITVVDVCKDGRIIKKIMEKGKGNDRPGDLDEVLVKYQVALEAGTVVAETPEGGVEFYVNDGHLLPRLPKVIMTMTRGEKAELIVQPQYAFGEKGREAGSGFRSIPPDSMLYINIELVSFKPVINVTGDFTVIKKIFKEGEGAFTANEGANVTVRYTAMLEDGTVFEKRGIDETQPLKFVTDEEQVITGLDRAVATMKKGERAIISIHPDYAFGNVEVKQDLAIVPPGSKVVYDIEMVDFIKEKAPWELNSNEKIKVAERKKEEGNLLFKSGKYQRAAKKYDKAADFVSRDGSLGDDEEKLAKSLRVSCWLNGAACCLKLNDFPGAIKLCTQVLDVEFHNVKALYRRAQAYIETEDFLLADVDIKKALEVDPQNREVKVLKMKLKQLQADSDKKDAKLYESMFAPKTKHNEGVGGCNEGNPNTTIRRLGVDRNEGRIANSYLMSHVFCC from the exons ATGAACTCGATGAAGAACCAGGCGAAGTCATCGAATCAGCACCGCCTCAAAAGCTCGGCGAAGAGAGGCAACTCACTTCCAACTCGCCGATCAAGAAGAAGCTTCTCAAAATTGGACACGGTTGGGAAACTCCCAACTTCAGCGATCATGTTACTC TTCATTATGTTGGAACTTTGCTTGATGGAACCAAATTGGGTTCTACTAGGGATTCTGATTCTCCCGTCACATTTACACTTGGTCAAG AAAGGAGAGGTGGCATTGTTCACATTACCTGCTGTTGAGTCTGGAAGCATTCCACAAGACTCCAACTCGGTTGTGCAATTTGAGGTGGAACTCGTTTCTTGGATCACGGTGGTGGATGTTTGCAAAGATGGTAGAATTATCAAGAAAATTATGGAGAAGGGGAAAGGGAATGATCGACCCGGTGATCTTGATGAAGTCCTTG TGAAGTATCAGGTGGCACTTGAAGCTGGCACTGTTGTTGCAGAAACTCCGGAAGGAGGAGTTGAATTCTATGTGAATGATG GTCATCTTCTTCCTAGATTGCCAAAAGTGATCATGACTATGACAAGGGGCGAGAAAGCTGAATTAATTGTTCAACCTCAGT ATGCCTTTGGGGAGAAGGGGAGAGAAGCTGGCAGCGGGTTCCGTTCAATTCCACCAGACTCAATGCTCTATATTAATATTGAATTGGTGTCCTTCAAGCCTGTCATAAATGTTACTGGTGACTTCACGGTGATTAAGAAGATTTTTAAAGAAGGGGAGGGTGCTTTCACAGCCAATGAGGGTGCAAATGTTACTG TCAGATACACAGCTATGCTAGAAGATGGCACTGTATTCGAGAAAAGAGGAATTGATGAAACACAACCCTTGAAATTTGTAACTGATGAGG AACAAGTGATTACTGGTTTAGACCGAGCAGTGGCAACAATGAAGAAGGGTGAAAGGGCCATAATCAGTATACATCCTGATTATGCTTTTGGAAATGTTGAAGTGAAACAAGATCTTGCTATTGTGCCACCAGGCTCAAAAGTAGTGTATGACATTGAAATGGTGGATTTTATTAAG GAGAAAGCACCATGGGAGTTGAATAGTAATGAAAAAATTAAGGTGGCTGagaggaagaaagaagaaggaaatttattatttaaaagtgGCAAATATCAGCGAGCAGCGAAGAAGTATGATAAG GCTGCTGATTTTGTTAGCAGAGATGGATCTTTAGGGGATGATGAGGAAAAGTTAGCTAAATCATTAAGAGTTTCATGCTGGTTGAATGGTGCAGCTTGTTGCCTTAAACTGAATGACTTTCCTGGAGCAATCAAACTATGTACTCAG GTGCTTGATGTTGAGTTTCACAATGTGAAAGCTTTGTATAGACGAGCACAAGCATATATAGAGACAGAAGACTTTCTTTTAGCAGATGTAGACATCAAGAAAGCTCTTGAGGTGGATCCACAAAACAG GGAGGTAAAGGTACTAAAGATGAAATTGAAGCAACTTCAAGCTGATAGTGACAAAAAAGATGCTAAACTGTATGAAAGTATGTTTGCACCTAAAACAAAG cacaatgaaggtgttggaggttgCAATGAAGGAAACCCAAATACCACAATTAGACGGCTAGGGGTGGAC
- the LOC11418148 gene encoding 70 kDa peptidyl-prolyl isomerase isoform X2 yields MAVLSEIEEDELDEEPGEVIESAPPQKLGEERQLTSNSPIKKKLLKIGHGWETPNFSDHVTLHYVGTLLDGTKLGSTRDSDSPVTFTLGQGELYAGLDDGIVTMKKGEVALFTLPAVESGSIPQDSNSVVQFEVELVSWITVVDVCKDGRIIKKIMEKGKGNDRPGDLDEVLVKYQVALEAGTVVAETPEGGVEFYVNDGHLLPRLPKVIMTMTRGEKAELIVQPQYAFGEKGREAGSGFRSIPPDSMLYINIELVSFKPVINVTGDFTVIKKIFKEGEGAFTANEGANVTVRYTAMLEDGTVFEKRGIDETQPLKFVTDEEQVITGLDRAVATMKKGERAIISIHPDYAFGNVEVKQDLAIVPPGSKVVYDIEMVDFIKEKAPWELNSNEKIKVAERKKEEGNLLFKSGKYQRAAKKYDKAADFVSRDGSLGDDEEKLAKSLRVSCWLNGAACCLKLNDFPGAIKLCTQVLDVEFHNVKALYRRAQAYIETEDFLLADVDIKKALEVDPQNREVKVLKMKLKQLQADSDKKDAKLYESMFAPKTKRLKVEKEEDEVVKMDMGNVGDSAAPSDGLIFDSR; encoded by the exons ATGGCAGTGTTATCAGAGATAGAAGAAGATGAACTCGATGAAGAACCAGGCGAAGTCATCGAATCAGCACCGCCTCAAAAGCTCGGCGAAGAGAGGCAACTCACTTCCAACTCGCCGATCAAGAAGAAGCTTCTCAAAATTGGACACGGTTGGGAAACTCCCAACTTCAGCGATCATGTTACTC TTCATTATGTTGGAACTTTGCTTGATGGAACCAAATTGGGTTCTACTAGGGATTCTGATTCTCCCGTCACATTTACACTTGGTCAAG GTGAATTGTATGCTGGATTGGATGATGGAATCGTCACCATGAAGAAAGGAGAGGTGGCATTGTTCACATTACCTGCTGTTGAGTCTGGAAGCATTCCACAAGACTCCAACTCGGTTGTGCAATTTGAGGTGGAACTCGTTTCTTGGATCACGGTGGTGGATGTTTGCAAAGATGGTAGAATTATCAAGAAAATTATGGAGAAGGGGAAAGGGAATGATCGACCCGGTGATCTTGATGAAGTCCTTG TGAAGTATCAGGTGGCACTTGAAGCTGGCACTGTTGTTGCAGAAACTCCGGAAGGAGGAGTTGAATTCTATGTGAATGATG GTCATCTTCTTCCTAGATTGCCAAAAGTGATCATGACTATGACAAGGGGCGAGAAAGCTGAATTAATTGTTCAACCTCAGT ATGCCTTTGGGGAGAAGGGGAGAGAAGCTGGCAGCGGGTTCCGTTCAATTCCACCAGACTCAATGCTCTATATTAATATTGAATTGGTGTCCTTCAAGCCTGTCATAAATGTTACTGGTGACTTCACGGTGATTAAGAAGATTTTTAAAGAAGGGGAGGGTGCTTTCACAGCCAATGAGGGTGCAAATGTTACTG TCAGATACACAGCTATGCTAGAAGATGGCACTGTATTCGAGAAAAGAGGAATTGATGAAACACAACCCTTGAAATTTGTAACTGATGAGG AACAAGTGATTACTGGTTTAGACCGAGCAGTGGCAACAATGAAGAAGGGTGAAAGGGCCATAATCAGTATACATCCTGATTATGCTTTTGGAAATGTTGAAGTGAAACAAGATCTTGCTATTGTGCCACCAGGCTCAAAAGTAGTGTATGACATTGAAATGGTGGATTTTATTAAG GAGAAAGCACCATGGGAGTTGAATAGTAATGAAAAAATTAAGGTGGCTGagaggaagaaagaagaaggaaatttattatttaaaagtgGCAAATATCAGCGAGCAGCGAAGAAGTATGATAAG GCTGCTGATTTTGTTAGCAGAGATGGATCTTTAGGGGATGATGAGGAAAAGTTAGCTAAATCATTAAGAGTTTCATGCTGGTTGAATGGTGCAGCTTGTTGCCTTAAACTGAATGACTTTCCTGGAGCAATCAAACTATGTACTCAG GTGCTTGATGTTGAGTTTCACAATGTGAAAGCTTTGTATAGACGAGCACAAGCATATATAGAGACAGAAGACTTTCTTTTAGCAGATGTAGACATCAAGAAAGCTCTTGAGGTGGATCCACAAAACAG GGAGGTAAAGGTACTAAAGATGAAATTGAAGCAACTTCAAGCTGATAGTGACAAAAAAGATGCTAAACTGTATGAAAGTATGTTTGCACCTAAAACAAAG